A stretch of Lysobacter sp. K5869 DNA encodes these proteins:
- a CDS encoding short chain dehydrogenase, with the protein MKILLVGASGTLGGAIAQTLSQHELLLASRSSAQYPVDITDDASVEALLRKTGKLDAIVSAAGVLHFGPLSEMTAAQFSVGLNDKLLGQVRLALLGQHYLNDGGSITLTTGIVSAEPIRGGANASAVNRALEGFVAGAACELPRGLRINAVSPNVLTESMQAYGAFFPGFEPVPAARAALAYQRSVEGVQTGRTFTVW; encoded by the coding sequence ATGAAGATCCTTCTCGTCGGCGCCAGCGGCACCCTCGGCGGCGCCATCGCCCAGACCCTCTCGCAGCACGAACTGCTGCTCGCCAGCCGCAGCAGCGCCCAGTACCCGGTGGACATCACCGACGACGCCAGCGTCGAAGCGCTGCTGCGCAAGACCGGCAAGCTCGACGCCATCGTCTCCGCCGCCGGCGTGCTGCACTTCGGCCCGCTGAGCGAGATGACCGCGGCGCAGTTCTCCGTCGGCCTCAACGACAAGCTGCTCGGCCAAGTGCGGTTGGCGCTGCTCGGCCAGCATTACCTCAACGACGGCGGCTCGATCACCCTCACCACCGGCATCGTCTCGGCCGAGCCGATCCGCGGCGGCGCCAACGCCAGCGCGGTCAACCGCGCGCTGGAGGGCTTCGTCGCCGGCGCCGCCTGCGAACTGCCGCGCGGCCTGCGCATCAACGCGGTCAGCCCGAACGTGCTGACCGAATCGATGCAGGCTTACGGCGCGTTCTTCCCCGGCTTCGAGCCGGTGCCGGCCGCGCGCGCGGCGCTGGCCTATCAGCGCAGCGTCGAGGGCGTGCAGACCGGGCGCACCTTCACCGTTTGGTGA
- a CDS encoding UPF0149 family protein, with amino-acid sequence MPVPANQLPLLSEVEAESQALTLSTSASELHGALCGWLAGGGADVREWPAKVLADAATATPAAGGALDRLRLASAAQMGDDEFGFELLLPGADASLSERSGALFDWCRGFLGGFGLAAGAAPSLSEESREALTDLAKFAATAPQEEGDEEDEEALTELEEFVRIAALGLHGDVALAARRRQRLN; translated from the coding sequence GTGCCCGTGCCCGCGAATCAACTTCCCCTGTTGTCCGAGGTCGAGGCCGAGAGCCAGGCCCTGACCCTGAGCACCTCCGCTTCCGAACTGCACGGCGCGCTGTGCGGCTGGCTCGCCGGCGGCGGCGCCGACGTGCGCGAATGGCCGGCCAAGGTGCTCGCCGACGCCGCGACCGCGACCCCGGCCGCCGGCGGCGCGCTCGACCGCCTGCGCCTGGCCAGCGCCGCGCAGATGGGCGACGACGAATTCGGTTTCGAATTGCTGCTGCCGGGCGCCGACGCCTCGCTGAGCGAGCGCAGCGGCGCGCTGTTCGACTGGTGCCGCGGCTTCCTCGGCGGCTTCGGCCTGGCCGCGGGCGCCGCGCCCAGCCTGTCGGAAGAAAGCCGCGAGGCCTTGACCGACCTGGCCAAGTTCGCCGCCACCGCGCCGCAGGAAGAAGGCGACGAGGAAGACGAAGAAGCGCTGACCGAACTGGAAGAATTCGTGCGCATCGCCGCGCTCGGCCTGCACGGCGACGTGGCCCTGGCCGCGCGCCGCCGGCAGCGGTTGAACTGA
- a CDS encoding LysR family transcriptional regulator: protein MDLLRAMAVFVSVADTGSFAAAAQAQRLSSVMVGKHIRQLEERLGARLLQRDTRKQRLTEVGAAFLVEARQVLEQVRRAETVSERLGDIARPRGHLRISAPLTLGTVSIAPLVTAYLRAYPEVSVDLALEDRMTDLIAEGIDAAIRIGPLADSDHLVARPLRPYRMVVCAAPSYLRERGTPRRPAELAGHSCLNHLLWHPNAGWRFASLGGEALQLGGRFASNHGEALRRAALDGCGIVLQPEVLLAEDIAAGRLVPLFEDDLPPPRPVHLLYPRDRQPVPKLSRFVELVMETLGPRE, encoded by the coding sequence ATGGACCTGCTGCGCGCGATGGCGGTGTTCGTCTCGGTCGCCGACACCGGCAGTTTCGCCGCGGCCGCGCAGGCGCAGCGGCTGTCGTCGGTGATGGTCGGCAAGCACATCCGGCAACTGGAAGAGCGCCTGGGCGCGCGGCTGTTGCAGCGCGACACCCGCAAGCAGCGCCTGACCGAAGTCGGCGCCGCGTTCCTGGTCGAGGCGCGGCAGGTGCTGGAACAGGTGCGCCGCGCCGAAACGGTGAGCGAGCGGCTGGGCGACATCGCCCGCCCGCGCGGCCATTTGCGCATCAGCGCGCCGCTGACCCTGGGCACGGTGTCGATCGCGCCGCTGGTCACCGCGTACCTGCGCGCCTATCCCGAAGTGAGCGTGGATCTGGCGCTGGAAGACCGCATGACCGATCTGATCGCCGAAGGCATCGACGCGGCGATCCGGATCGGCCCGCTGGCCGATTCCGATCATCTGGTCGCGCGGCCGCTGCGGCCGTACCGGATGGTCGTGTGCGCGGCGCCGTCGTACCTGCGCGAGCGCGGCACCCCGCGCCGCCCGGCGGAACTGGCCGGGCACAGCTGCCTCAACCACCTGCTGTGGCATCCCAACGCCGGCTGGCGTTTCGCCAGCCTCGGCGGCGAGGCGCTGCAACTGGGCGGACGCTTCGCCTCCAACCACGGCGAAGCGCTGCGCCGCGCGGCGTTGGACGGCTGCGGCATCGTCCTGCAACCCGAGGTCCTGCTGGCCGAAGACATCGCCGCCGGCCGCCTGGTGCCGCTGTTCGAAGACGATCTGCCGCCGCCGCGCCCGGTGCACCTGCTGTACCCGCGCGACCGCCAGCCGGTGCCGAAGCTGAGCCGGTTCGTGGAGTTGGTGATGGAGACGCTGGGCCCGCGCGAGTGA
- a CDS encoding aminopeptidase P N-terminal domain-containing protein gives MLAALTMPAKAYARRRRQMMEMAGPDAIVIVPSAHELIRSRDTHYPFRQDSDLSYLSGFPEPESVLVLVPGRVHGEVLLFCRERDREREAWDGPRYGPEDAVEAFGLDDAYPIADLDDILPGLLEGRSRVYYHFGRDAEFDLKLIGWLNRVRAMVRLGAQPPHEFLELGHLLDELRLFKDRDELRFMQRAADISVLAHEAAMRAARPGVHEYELQAEIECVFRRHEAESAYGSIVGAGANACVLHYRANNAQARDGDLILIDAGAEYRGYAADITRTFPVNGRFSAEQRALHDLVGAAQAAALAQARPGATYEAGHNAAVETLTEGLLRLGLLKGTLERNLADGHYKRFYRHKTGHWLGMDVHDVGEYRIDGDSRLLEPGMVFTIEPGLYVSPDDSTVEPKWRGIGIRTEDDVAITKDGHEVLTARLARSADEIEALMAQRRAA, from the coding sequence ATGCTCGCCGCGCTGACCATGCCGGCCAAAGCCTACGCGCGCCGGCGCCGGCAGATGATGGAAATGGCCGGGCCGGACGCGATCGTGATCGTGCCCTCGGCGCACGAGCTGATCCGCAGCCGCGACACCCACTACCCGTTCCGCCAGGACTCCGACCTGAGCTATCTCAGCGGTTTCCCCGAACCCGAATCGGTGCTGGTACTGGTGCCCGGCCGCGTCCACGGCGAAGTGCTGCTGTTCTGCCGCGAGCGCGACCGCGAACGCGAAGCCTGGGATGGCCCGCGCTACGGCCCGGAGGACGCGGTCGAGGCGTTCGGCCTCGACGACGCGTACCCGATCGCCGACCTCGACGACATCCTGCCCGGGCTGCTGGAAGGCCGCTCGCGGGTGTACTACCACTTCGGCCGCGACGCCGAGTTCGACCTCAAGCTGATCGGCTGGCTCAACCGGGTGCGGGCGATGGTGCGCCTGGGCGCGCAGCCGCCGCACGAGTTCCTCGAACTGGGCCATCTGCTCGACGAACTGCGCTTGTTCAAGGACCGCGACGAACTGCGCTTCATGCAGCGCGCCGCCGACATCAGCGTGCTCGCCCACGAAGCGGCGATGCGCGCGGCGCGGCCGGGCGTGCACGAGTACGAGCTGCAGGCCGAGATCGAGTGCGTGTTCCGCCGGCACGAGGCCGAGTCCGCCTACGGCAGCATCGTCGGCGCCGGCGCCAACGCCTGCGTGCTGCATTACCGCGCCAACAACGCCCAGGCCCGCGACGGCGATCTGATCCTGATCGACGCCGGCGCCGAGTACCGCGGCTACGCCGCCGACATCACCCGCACCTTTCCGGTCAACGGCCGCTTCAGCGCCGAACAGCGCGCGCTGCACGATCTGGTCGGCGCCGCCCAGGCCGCGGCGCTGGCGCAGGCGCGGCCGGGCGCGACTTACGAAGCCGGCCACAACGCGGCGGTGGAAACGCTGACCGAAGGCTTGCTGCGGCTGGGCCTGCTCAAGGGCACGCTGGAGCGCAACCTCGCCGACGGCCACTACAAGCGTTTTTACCGGCACAAGACCGGGCATTGGCTGGGCATGGACGTGCACGACGTCGGCGAATACCGCATCGACGGCGACTCGCGCCTGCTCGAACCGGGCATGGTGTTCACCATCGAGCCCGGGCTGTACGTCTCGCCCGACGACAGCACGGTCGAGCCCAAGTGGCGCGGCATCGGCATCCGCACCGAGGACGATGTGGCGATCACCAAGGACGGCCACGAAGTGCTGACCGCACGCTTGGCGCGCAGCGCCGACGAGATCGAAGCGCTGATGGCGCAGCGGCGCGCGGCTTAA